DNA sequence from the Conger conger chromosome 18, fConCon1.1, whole genome shotgun sequence genome:
TGCGGGATGCAGTTGTTGCAGAAGGTGTTGACCAGCACCATGATGTTGTAGGGCGTCCAGGTGATGATGAAGGCGAAGAGGATGGCGCTGAGGGTCTGGGCCGCCTTCTTCTCCTTGACCAGCGACATGCGCTTGCGCTTGGTGATCTGCGTGCGGGTCCTGGCGGCGAAACGCCGGGCCATGGCCGCGTCCCTGAAGGACATAGGGGCCGACTTGCCCGTGGGGGAGCAGACCTCCATCGTCTCGGGGGCTTGGACGGCGGGCGTGGTGGGGACCTTCAGGGGGAAGCGCTGGTGGTAGCCGTCGTTCTGCACCCCGCCCCTGACCCCGTCTTCCCCGCCCCGGAGGGGGTCCTCCTCGGACGCGTCCATCTCGTCGATGCGGGAGCCCATGGGCACCCCGACGGGCACGGCCATAGGCATGCCGGGCGGGCGGATGCCGGGCAGGTTGAGGACGATGGAGAAGATGGCGCGCGTCTCGGGGATCTCCTCCTCGTCAGAGGAGGCCGACTGGTCCATGCAGGCGGCGGCGTCGTTGTTGTTCCAGCTGTCGCAGCTGGTGCGGTCCACCTCGTCCCCGCCGGGCCGCCGGGCCCGCTCCGCCAGCCAGAACGGGAAGCGGCCCACGGCGGCGCCCGCCCTCCTCACCGAGCTCCCGAAACGCGGCCCCTCGCCCCGGTCGCAGCTCCCGCAGCTGCGCGagctgcccccctccccgccctcgCTGCCCGAGGCCTGCAGCCCCGCCAGCTCCCGCGCCCGGTTCTGCGTCTCCTTGTAGATGCGCCAGTACAGCACGCTCATGATGCTCACCGGCAGGTAGAAGGCCGCGATGGCCGTGCAGAAGGTGATGGTGGGCTCCGTCAGGAACTGAATGTAGCACTTATCGGGCGGCACCTTCCGCTCCCCCACAAAGTACTGCCAGAAGAGGATGGCGGGGGCCCACAGCACAAACGACACCGACCAGGCCAGGCCTATCATGACCCCGGCCCGCTTGGTGGTCCGCTTGGCCCGGTAGGTGAGCGGTCGCGTGATGGAGAAGTAGCGGTCAAAGCTGATGACCAGCAGGTTCATGACGGACGCATTGCTGGCCACGTAGTCGATGGCGAGCCACAGGTCGCACGCCCAGGCTCCCATGGCCCACTGGTCCATGATGATGTAAGCCGTGTAGAGGTTCATGGAGATGACCCCGATGATGAGGTCGGCAAACGCCAGGCTGAGCAGAAAGTAGTTATTGACAGTCTTAAGCTGCTTGTTGACCTTGAAGGCCACCAGCACCAGGATGTTTCCCACGATGGTCACCAGCGACAGGAGGCAGGAGAAGAAGCTGATCAGGACCACCTGCCAGACGGTGTGGCCTCCCAGGGGGTCGTACTGCACCGGCCGGCCCAGGCTCCCGTTCCCGTCCGTCAGGTTAGAGATGGCGTAGAGGGAGGACTCGTTGATGTGCTCGGGCCACTGGTCTCCGCGCATGGTCGCGGTCTCGCGGTATACGCTCACCCCCGGCCAGCTGCTGGTCAGATATaagctgtgctctgtgctgttgtAGATCCTGTCCATTGTGGTCTGCTGGCATATTCTGTAAAGAGCAAACACACAGGAGACCTTAGCTTGCTCACACTAGCTGCTGTTTGCAATTCACAACAGTGGATGGTGCTATTGACCCATTTAAAGGGATTTGTAACTGGTTTAGCATGGCTAAAacatcagaaaataatgcaCTTACTGATATTATGATTACAGTATTCAGCATCAcagataaaaatatgtttttttaatagaaaatgTGTTGGAATTTCTACTACTGGTTTCATTCATTGAAATACAAAATCAAAACTGTTTTACGGATAGGGTTTGTGTTGTTGTCTTTGGCTAcctaaacagaaaatattttgaggttatttcagaaaaatactgtaaaaatatgaaaagcagccattttgtcccaaTCTAACACAGCACTGATTTACTCTGCTCAGGGAAGATGTATGAAGAttaaaaaggattgaggtaccGTACCACATTTACTGGCATTAAATATTCACCATGAAAAACAACAAGAGAACTCAATGAACAATCCCTGTATTGCTattcacatacagtagtgtagtACATATTGTGCATTACatttaagtatttaaaaaaatattgtccATGTAGCTGGAGTCCTGGATCAGCCCCATGAAAAAGAAAGGCTGTAACACCACCATACTCTTACAGAATGTGTGCAACTGTCATGTTTAGTTTACAGTTTAAATTACTCCTGAAACATATCCCGTCAACCCGACACCTGTGATTTACTAGCATGTGGGTTGTGGCAGCACAATTACATTCTTCAGCTTTGTTTATACAGAATATCAAAACCTCACAGTCAGTCCGGCACTGAATTTACCATCACAAGGGCACAGAAGGGAAAGTTGCTGGCTTTCAACCAAAGGCAGCTTTGTTTATGAGTACAATTCCTCaaaagaaatgcacacacacacagacacacgcattctctctctctgttcttgtTTTCATTGGTGAGAAAGGAAATTGATGTCAAAAGATAATTTATCTGAATGTACATCTGAAACCCGGCAGATAGATGGAGTCTGGATGGAGTCCTGGGCTCTGCTTCACAGCAAGCAAATCTTTTTTCCATGGAAACTGCAGCAAATTTGTGCTGAGCCCTTTTTGCACTCATGAGACATGGACACATGAAACGCTTTATGAGAAAGATACTCATATCCTACCTGGCATGTGAACTCTGAGTTAGGTCATAATCTGGGAAATGTTTTTAGTTGAATGTGATCACAGGAACTCAAGCACTGTTAGACACTAAGATGGGCTGACTGGTTATGACCAAGTATGAGCATAATAATTGGTGCTCTATCTAACATTTGAGAGAATTCTGAATCGCAAAATACTTACGTTCTCTCATTACCTTGGATGCCTCAGACATTTTAAAACTTGACTTGACTGATCTTTACCTCAGACGGCTCACCGATACAATAACGAGTTCCACCACAAACTTTACAATTTGCTACTCAGGGAAATTAATGAACATGCAATCAAATAAACAGTTCAGCAATGGCTACGGCGATACAGAAATTCCACACAATGGCACGTTAAGTCGATTAATGGatgaaactctttttttttttcaggaataCCAGAGCAAcagatttgaaaaaatgtttttgtttggggaGGCCTGTACaggtaaggtaaatgactgggacacgcaagggcggtggttctaatcccagtgtagccacaataagatccgcacagccgttgggcccttgagcaaggcccttaaccctacattgctccaggggaggactgtctccttcttagtctaatctactgtacgtcgctctggataagagcgtctgccaaatgccaataatgtaataatgggatgtatctctcactctctatctcttctCCAGCACCTCATTGGTCAATTTCCCCAACCGTTTCCCACAGTGcaatttccacacacacaaggaccTGTGGGCCACACGAGTGTAAATGAGTGCAGAACTCCCATCTGTAAAGAGAGACATTCCCACGGGGACCATATttaaggggggtgggggtcttgAACCCCTGACCTCCTGGTGCCACCTGTTCACCTGTTGACTCCGCAGCCTGCACAAAACTGTCCCAGACGCTTTCCCCCTGTTTTAGGCCCATGTCCAATAACAACCAGCCACACCACCCCCTGCTAGTTGACTGACACTAATCCTAACTCCAACACACATACGTTTATATTGTGACAAGCTGTAAATTCATAACTACTGACGTACTGCACAGGAAGATAAGTGAACTGTGTCAGTTCACATTTTAAGGCAAGCTCCAAATTATGTTTCTATTCGCAGCGGTTGTAGTATTTAAATGAAACACGGACAGCGTGAGCCGCAGGCAGTAGTAAGAATCTCTCAGATCAGCGTAACACCGTTTCAGATCTTACAAGGGTGGCGAGCACTGTGTTAACACCAGACCCCAGGGGACGTCCACAGATAAACAACCCAAATATCACGGCACTGTGGGTGGACCCGCTGACTAATACACTCTGCACAAAGCTTTCTGATGGGGATGACAGGGCTGTGATGACACgatgaagaatacatcaataaCCTGAGATGTAGTTGGATTTATTTCTTAAATATGATTGACATAAATAGTAGCTTCATAAGCCCAGGAGTAATTCAGAAACAGTTTGTTCTCCATGGACGTGACTTACAGGAGGCTTGTAGGCCTTTTCACTTTCTCAAAAATGCAACtatcagtgaaaaaaaaaaaacaacaactcagAAGCACATTACTGttcagatacagtatattaacaTGACCCATGTTCTGAATGTGGGAGAGGCTTTTAACTGCAGATATGTATAGGCTCATGTGAATGAATACTGTACCCTGGTGTACAATCCAGatatgaccagctaccagtggTTTCAAAGCATAGTGTGaggtggtcaaaccatgttgagtatggagctggtctgaactggtgaaccagccACTAGATGTTccaacaccttttttttttcagcagggtatgcaACTGATTGCTATTATTTTGCACTTATTTTGTGGTTGATATGCAAACTaaaaacacttattttatttctcaactAAAACGTCACTGGTTATCAGGGCTCTTAGTAAATTATAGGTCAGGTGCTCTGTTGGGCTGAGGTTAGCTTTGGAAAGAAACCCAGAGTACCATGTTATATTTTGTCTCTCATATATTGTTATTCATGTAGAAATTCTACTCAGTCACGGCAGTAATTGCTGCTCAGTAGAATCATGTTGTGAGGGCCTACTGATCGATGCCTACTCCCCACACCATTAAATGACCCACTGTGACATTTGAAGCAGTCAGCTTGGCATTGTCAACTACTCAACCATACTGATGTCTGTTTTCAGTGTCCGATTGTTTTTTCACATCAAATCCCCCCCCCGACTCCTGCATGTTCCCAGCCAATCAAAGGATTCCACTGGAACTGGAGCAAGTAACTGGCAGGTGCCCAGCCAATAAGAGGAGTCCATCCAGTGTAATGACCAGGGGTAGAAGCAGTCCCTCTCTGTCGAACAGTAGAGAGGCACCCTGCCGAACTGCCAGGCAGAGCTGAGATGGGCACTGTCAGAGTTTGGTTATGGACTGCGGGAAATCgatgccattttgcaggtctactGTAATGGCAACAGGCTCaccaactactgattttggaAAGAATGATGGAAACTATACTTTTAAAGTCATGCATGCTAGCTATAAAAGACCGTTTGGTTTAGAATGCAATTAAACCAAGATTTTATCatcaataaataacaaaaaaaaaaccactttTTGTCAATAGATGGCATTTGTGTAAAAGAAATGGCTAGGAAGGGCTTGCAAGAGATCATCTCTACACTAGTTAACGAGTGGGCTGAATAGATTCTTTAATGTAAGCCAAGTTCTCAGAtaagggtttttatttttaatctatatTTAAAGCCTTAAATCCTCAAAAGACAGGCCACCGATTGAGCCCGAaagctaacatcagcctgctttccatcaaggtgtatcaccAAACTATAGCGTTTGTAGCATTTAATATATACCTAAAATATATACCCTTTCCCTTTGTCCAAATTGCTTCCTCTGCCTGTCTTCTCCATAACCCTGATTGGTGGGATGAGCTATCTGTATCTTGCCACACGTGGCTAGTTCTCTCCAGTGGgctgtatatatttatgtgtaAAAAGTTTCTGATAAGTTTTTCACAAAGCTGTTTGAACTAAGTTTTTTAGTACCTGTAGTTTTGCAAGCTACACTTCTCTGGAGGGTAGCTTGGCTGTACTCCAATGACCTTCAGTGTGTAATAATTGGTAGTTTCTATAACTACACTTCCAGAGTAGTTTCCCTAACACCAACTGTGACTCTCCAAATGTGACAGCTTGACTCAAGGTTATGACTGCTAATTAATCATTCCTCTGCCATTACATACCACTGTTAGAAGACACTGCAGCTGTAAACTAAATTACAGGGGACTTAAATATAATGTTTCACTGCATTTGATTATAACTGTCACTGGTGCACCAAGTTAGCCAGCTTCACTTTTGGACTCCTGCTTGGCTAATTAAAGAGGTGTAATGACCACTTGCATTTTTTACTAATTTTATATCTGGCATGCATTACATTCTAGGCTGGTTGAATGCCTCAAAGTATGATTAAACTATGACAATCTGGATATAAACGGAGGAATCAGTACATCCATAGAGTATagcaataataatgtaaaactTTGAAAAAGATTTTGCTAAAAATTGTGTAGAACTGTAATACATCGGGCAagctgtgaggtgtgtgtgtatctggtaCTTCCTGTCACATGATATATCTCTCCCAGGCTGCAGAATCATGTACATACTCTTGTCCAGGGCTCAGTGAAAGTAGCTTTATGAAGCATTTGGTGAGTGCTACTCATTTTTCCTGGTTCCAATCTTTTAATCTCTCCAttatcacacacccacacctgtaAAGTAGTCTAATTTGTTACTAATGGCTGACAGGTCATTCATATGttactctctctcgctctctctttaaAGTCGAAGTCATTAGatatttagcagaagctctccGTAAGGAAGCACAGCTCATTTCTGAAGCATAGCTGCGGGCCCCTCGCTCAGCGATGCTGGTATCTGAAGTGGCCTTCAGTTTACATGCTGTCCAGATGGCCATTCCTCACACAAGCCTGGATTCAATCCACATCTGTCCCTATGCTTAAGGCTTTCCTTTCTTCTTCAGAAACACCGAAAACTGCCGTCGCGAAAGCTAACTCACCAAACGGCGCTTGTAACAGGATCGTTTGATCGTGAATCAAACGTGAAGGACACCTGGACGGAGTCCAGGCCTGTGAGTCACGAAAATGTCTGAGGAAACAGAAATCAACCTCTTCGTCCGACCGGCAGACCTGGCTCACATACAAACTCAGCGGCTCAGAGGAAGCACAGGGAATCTTCAATGACACACATTCCTACCAAAACAAAAGCAGTCACACCAAGGACAACATTGACTGATGGATGTTGCTATTGTCAGTTATCTGCAGGAATGGTCCTAGTGTCTAAAGGATGGAAGTATTTCAAACAACgcatctgacccaggtctgtattTTATAGGTACTTAGTGTTGTATCCGGGGCATTGTAAACAGCCCTGTCCCAGCGTAATGTAGCAGCCTGCGCTGTACACGGAGAAGAAGAGGTTAAAATGAAGGTGGGCGCACACCATTTTGGCAGCGATCTGGAACCGTAGGGGTTCTGCAGGGTGAACGGAGCTCTGGAGCGGTTCCACGGACGCACTCTCAGCCCGCGGCGGGAGAACGCTGTAAATGTTTATCACCCCGTCACCCAACAGCGCACTCTGTCACACGTGCCGCCTGGCTAGCCCCGCCATCCGCTGCGAGCGCGCTCTGCCTCCGCCAACACCGGCCTCCATGTTTCACCCCCGTGCCACACGCTTCATTTTaacggttgttgttttttttggggttttttttaatggaagttGTCTGCGAGACAGATCTAAGGTGCCGTTGCCCTGTGGGCCTATTCAAGCTCATTCTCTTTGATAGCTGTGGGTGTTTATTGtgatgtgtcatgtttaatgcgGTGTGCTAGAACCTCTTGGCTGGGGCTCCCAGGAAAAAGAGATTTTTATCTTAATGGGACTCATTCATTTGGATAAATAAAGCAGGAAACGACTGAAGTGATGGGAGCCTTGAACCTAGCCCCTGTAAATAGAGGAAGCTATTGCATCCACCAGCAGAATCAGTGATGTCCCGCTACTTATTCTGTACTTCAAAGCTACTTTTAATATTGTTCAACAGAACCCATTCTTTGCTCCTGATTGTATTGTCATGGCCTCAGTTCTGTTGGTTTACCCTCACTGTCTGGCCCAGTCAGGCG
Encoded proteins:
- the LOC133118330 gene encoding muscarinic acetylcholine receptor M3-like, whose amino-acid sequence is MDRIYNSTEHSLYLTSSWPGVSVYRETATMRGDQWPEHINESSLYAISNLTDGNGSLGRPVQYDPLGGHTVWQVVLISFFSCLLSLVTIVGNILVLVAFKVNKQLKTVNNYFLLSLAFADLIIGVISMNLYTAYIIMDQWAMGAWACDLWLAIDYVASNASVMNLLVISFDRYFSITRPLTYRAKRTTKRAGVMIGLAWSVSFVLWAPAILFWQYFVGERKVPPDKCYIQFLTEPTITFCTAIAAFYLPVSIMSVLYWRIYKETQNRARELAGLQASGSEGGEGGSSRSCGSCDRGEGPRFGSSVRRAGAAVGRFPFWLAERARRPGGDEVDRTSCDSWNNNDAAACMDQSASSDEEEIPETRAIFSIVLNLPGIRPPGMPMAVPVGVPMGSRIDEMDASEEDPLRGGEDGVRGGVQNDGYHQRFPLKVPTTPAVQAPETMEVCSPTGKSAPMSFRDAAMARRFAARTRTQITKRKRMSLVKEKKAAQTLSAILFAFIITWTPYNIMVLVNTFCNNCIPQTLWALGYWLCYVNSTVNPMCYALCNKTFRTTFKMILLCRWNSRKRRKQLFLQRHSVTFRRRIPGDST